A segment of the Devriesea agamarum genome:
CACCGCATCTGCTTTCTCCTCGCCGGCGACCAACAGCATCACTGTCCGCGCACTGTTCAATGCCGAGAACGTGAGTGAAATTCGCTCCGGCGGTGGTTTGGGTGAATTTCGCACCGCCGTCACCACCCGGTCCGTGCACCTCTGGTCCGGATGATCGGGGAACAGGGAGGCGACGTGACCGTCAGGACCCATCCCCAGCATAAGTACGTCGAAGAAAGCAGCCCCACGAGTGCGGAACTGAGTTTCACCGCCCGCAACGGCAAGCTGCTGGGCGTACCAAGCTGCAGCATCATCGAGGCTCATACCGCTGTCAGCCGACGGCATCCGATGCACATGGCCGGCAGGGATATCGAGCGCATCGTCTAGCAGCTGATAGATCTCATGATCATTGCGCTCTGAACTGTCATCAGCCACGAACCGTTCATCACCCCACCACAGGTGCACCGCCGACAGATCGATCTCTGCCTTTTTCGCGGCAGCAGGCAGAGCCGCAGCGACCCGCGAACCCACGGTGCCACCCGTGAGCACGAGGTGCGCAACCTGGCGCTCTGCAATGGCGTCACGCAACGCCGCCACCGCGGTATCTGCGGCTTCCTCGACCAACTGATCGACGCCAGAGCACACCACATCGCGCGGAGCAGGTTTGCCGATGGCGTACTCGGAGCAATCGCTGATTCCACTAAAGGCATGGGCGAGCACCTCGCCGTACACTTCGTCGGGATCGAGCCTGCGCAGTTCCTGACTCAGGCACTCCCACAGTGTTGGGCGCGTCATCGTGACCCGCTGATCAGTGACCTCACCCGGCAGAGTCATCACAACGGTTTCGTCGTCTTCCCGCGAGATGACGATATCGCCGTCCTCCCGATGCAAACGCACTTCGCGCAGTCCTACGTATCCGTCTTCAGCCGGCTCTAGCTGAGCAGATAGCCCAAGCGCAACCTCCAACCACGAGGTCATCAGGATGACCGCCGGATGATCGGTATCACCCACCACAGTGACGCCAGACGGGGTCGAGAGCGGCGGAACGTCCACGGCGGTAGCCAAAAGACCCCGCCAGGCAGTCAGACGCGGCCAGTTCAAATCTGTATCGCCCTGCTGGTAACCCCTCCTCAGACGCTTCAGGGTAGCCTTAGGATCTTCGCAAGTCAGCGCGTCAGTAATGCGGCGCTGAGACATGCGACCGAGTACGTCCTGAGAAGGCGCAGCCGGAGGCCGGGATGGCCACCACGTCACAATCGGAGCGTCGGGCAGCAACAGGGGAGTGATGAGCGTGTCAACGCCGCTGACCACTTGGCCGCGTGCATGCAAGATCACCACTTCACCCGCACCTGCGTCGCGGCCCACCCGGATTTCGGCGTCGAGGGTGTCGTCATCGGCTTCTGGGTCGGTAGCGAGCACGATCACCCGGCAGGGGTGCTCAAGGCTGGCTTGAACCGCCGCGGTAATGGGCTCCTCCATATGGTCCGCAGGGGTCACGATGACCAAGGTGAGAACCCGTCCGAGGGTGAATGCACCCCCGGTTTCGCGGATCGAGACGAGGTTCTTATCGACCTCGCCCGCGGTGGTATTCGTCAGGTATTTGATCACGGCCTTCTCCACGTTCTTCCGTCGCGGGCGAGCATTTCATGGGCGGTATCCGGCCCCCAGGTTCCTGCGCGATAGGTCGCTGGGCGTCCGTCTTCGGCCCAGAACGCGGTGATGGGATCGAGAATCTTCCACGACAATTCGACCTCATTCTGGCGCGGGAACAACGGCGGGTCGCCGAGCAGCACATCCAGAATCAATCGTTCGTACGCCTCCGGGGAGGCTTCGGTAAACGAAGATCCGTAGGCAAAGTCCATGGTGACGTCGCGCACTTCCATCTGAGTGCCGGGCACCTTGGAGCCAAACCGCATGGTCACACCTTCGTCGGGCTGAACCCGAATCACAATGGCATTTTGCCCAAGGTCAGCCGTATCGGTGGAGCGGAAGGGAAGGAACGGAGCACGTTTGTACACGACCGCAATTTCCGTGACCCTTCGTCCGAGGCGTTTGCCTGCACGCAGATAGAACGGGACCCCAGCCCAGCGGCGGGTTGCAATATCCAAACGCATCGCCGCGAAGGTTTCCGTCCGTGAGTCAGCGGGAATACCGTTTTCCTCGAGGTACCCAGGAACCTGCACTCCGCCTTGCCACCCTGCCACGTACTGCCCACGGGCCGTGTGCGCGCCGAGGTCGGAGGGCAGCTCTACTGCGGCCAGCACCTTTTCCTTTTCGGCCCGCAGATCTTGAGCGGCGAACGAAATCGGCTCTTCCATTGCGGTGAGTGCGAGCAGCTGTAGCAAATGGTTTTGGATTACGTCGCGAGCAGTGCCGATGCCGTCGTAATAACCAGCCCTAGAACCGATACCGATGTCTTCGGCCATGGTGATCTGCACATGGTCCACGTAATTAGCGTTCCAGGTGGGCTCAAACATCTGGTTGGCAAACCGCAGAGCCAGCAGGTTCTGGACGGTTTCTTTACCCAGATAGTGGTCGATGCGGAACACATCGCCGGGGCTAAAGACCTTTTCCACCACGTCGTTCAGTTCCCGGGCGGAGCTGAGATCGTGGCCGAAAGGCTTTTCAATCACCACGCGGCGCCAAGAGTCTTGGCCGGGGGAGTTCAAACCGGAGTCGGCGAGTTGTCCGCAGACTTCGGGGAAGGCTCCGGGCGGGATCGACAGGTAGAAGGCATGGTTGCCGCCCGTCCCGCGGGTTTCGTCGAGTTCCCCCACCACCTTGGTGAGCTCGTCGTATGCTGCTTTATCGTCGAATTCACCGGTGACAAAGCGTAGGCCCGAGGCTAATTGATCAAATACGGACTGGCGGAAACCGGTACGAGAACTCGCCTGAACGCATTCTTTGACGTAGTTCGCGAACTGTTCATGAGACCAGTCACGCCGTCCAAACCCGACCAGGCCGAAACTTGGCGGAAGCAACCCTCGATTGGAAAGGTCGTAAATAGCTGGCAGCAGCTTCTTTTTTGCGAGGTCTCCGGTGACGCCAAACATCACCATAGAGCTCGGCCCAGCGATGCGTGGCAACCGGCGATCTCGGGGATCGCGCAAAGGATTGAGCCAAGACGCAGCGTTATCTGCGGTCATGAATGCTTCTCCGTAGCATTGGTTCGGAATGTCTTCGAGGAGTTCTCGACGGCATTTAAGAGTTTTTCCCAAGCCACCTCGAACTTGTCAACGCCTTCGCGTTCGAGGACATCCCACACCTCATCGAGATCGACACCGACAGACTCAATGTCCGAGATCGTGTCGTGGGCTGAGGACAGCTGATCGAGGATGGTGGTTCCGTCGAATGCGCTGTGGTCGGCGGCAGCTTTTAGGGTCTTCTCCGGCACGGTGTTGACCACCGGGTTGGCAACGAGGCCGTCCACGTAGAGCGTGTCCGGGTAGGCAGGATCTTTGACACCCGTGGATGCCCACAGGCAGCGCTGCACACGTGCGCCCTGCGCGGCCAGCGCCTTAAATCGTTCGCAGTCACGCACGTTCTGAAAAGTCTCGAACGCGAGCTGGGCGTTGGCCAGCCCTAGATGGCCGCGCAGGCCGAGCGCCTCGTCGGTGCCGATGTGGGTCAGCCTGCGATCCACCTCGGTATCGACCCGGGAGACGAAGAACGATGCGACCGAATGAATGGACGACAGATCACGACCGGCCGCTGCGGCTTGTTCAAGGCCCGCCATATAGGCCTCAGTGACCGCGGTGTAGCGGTCGAGGGAGAAAATCAAGGTGACATTGACGCTGATGCCCTCGGCAATGGCCGCAGTGATCGCAGGCAGCCCCTCCGATGTGGCTGGGATTTTGATCATGACATTCGGCCGATCGACCAGGGAATGCAGGTGGCGAGCCTGGGCGATTGTTTCTTCGGTGCGGTGTGCCAGGCGCGGATCGACTTCGATGCTGACGCGTCCGTCGATACCGTCGGTGCGCTCAAACACAGGGCGCATGAGATCGCACGCTGCACGAACATCGTCCGTGGTGAGTTTTTCGATGATCTGTTCGGTGGTGGCTCCGCCCGAGGCGAGCTGGGCGATGTCATCGTCGTAGTCGTCGGACTGGGAGATGGCAGCCTCGAAAATCGACGGGTTCGTGGTGACCCCGACGATGTTCATGTCGCTCATAAAAGCGGCGAGGTTACCTGAGGTGATGCGGTGTCGAGAGAGGTCGTCGAGCCAGAGGGAGACTCCGGCCTCGCTGAGGGCCTTAATCCGAGGATTGTGTGTCATCGTCCGTCCTTTCGGAAATGGAGCCGGGGGTGGGCGGAAACCCACCCCCGGATAGGAACGATCAAGCGCTGGCGTCGATGCGGCGATACCGGTAAGACGCCAGGGCAGGACGTCAGCCGCGTGCTGCGGTTAAGGATTCCTTGGCGCGTTCCACGACGTGCTCGGTGGTGAAACCGAACTCGCGGAACAGAGTCTTGGAGTCTCCCGACGCACCGAAGTGTTCGAGCGAGACGGCTCGGCCATGCGCCCCAAGCAAGCGGTACCACGGCATGGCGATCCCGGCTTCAACGCTCACCCTGGCAGTGACCGAAGGCGGCAGCACCTCGTCCTGGTAGGCCTGGTCCTGTTCATCAAACCATTCCAGGCAGGGCACTGAGACCAGGCGAGTAGCGATACCTTCACCCTCGAGCACCTTCTGTGCTTCAGCGGCGATCTGCACCTCCGAACCGGTTGCCAGGAGGATGAGGTCCGGGGTTGAGGACGATGCCTCTTTCATGATGTAGGCGCCACGGGCCAAACCATCAGCCGAGGCGTACTCGTCGCGGTCAAATGTGGGCACTGCTTGGCGGCTCAAAATCAGCCCGACGGGACCGCGGTCGCGCTCGAGCAGAGCCTTCCACGCCTGGGCGGTTTCGTTGGCATCGGCCGGGCGCACAATCGACAGACCTGGAATCGCACGGTACGCGGCGAGGTGCTCGACCGGCTGGTGGGTCGGGCCATCCTCGCCGAGGCCGATGGAGTCGTGGGTCCACACGTACGTGACAGGCAGGTCCATCACCGCGGCGAGGCGGACTGCTCCGCGCATGTAGTCGCTGAAGGTGAAGAATGTGCCACCGTAGGGGCGGGTGAGGCCGTCCAATGCGATGCCCGACAGGATAGATCCCATGGCGTGCTCGCGGATACCGAAGTGCAGCGTACGACCGTAGGGGTCGCCCTGGAACTCTTCAGTGGAGCGATGCGCCGGGATGAATGAGGATTCACCCTTCATGGTGGTGTTGTTGGAACCGGCCAGGTCGGCGCTGCCGCCCCAGAGTTCCGGCATCACCGGTGCCAGAGCGCTCAGCACGGCGCCTGACGCTGCGCGTGTGGCCACGCCCTTGGCGTCGGGTTCAAAGGTGGGTAACGCCTCGGCGAAGCCTTCGGGCAGTGCCCGCTCGCGCAGGCGGGTGAGAAGGTCGGCCTGTTTCGGATGGGATGAGGCCCACTCATTGAAGGAACGATCCCATTCGGAGCGAGCATGGTGGCCGCGTTCGGCGAGACGACGGGTATGGGCGATGACTTCGTCTTCCACCTGGAAATTTTGGTTCGGATCGAAGCCGAGAATTTCTTTGAGCGCAGCGACTTCGTCGGTTCCCAGTTTTGCGCCGTGAGCGCCGTGGGTGCCCTGTGCATGGGGGGAGGGCCACGCAATGATGGTGCGCAGTGCGATGAAGGAGGGCTTGTCGGTGACTTTCTGGGCTTCGGCAATGGCTTCTTTAAGGGCGGCAACGTCTTCGATGTATTCGCCGGTGCGCCGCCAATCGACCCGCTGGGTGTGCCAGCCGTAAGCGTCGTAGCGGGCGAGAACATCTTCGGTGAAGGCGATATCGGTATGGCCTTCGATGGAGATGTCGTTGTCGTCCCAGATCACGATCAGGTTGCCAAGCTCCTGGGTTCCGGCAAGCGAGGATGCCTCGCTGGTGACGCCTTCTTCCAGGTCGCCGTCTGAGGCGAGAACATAGACGAAGTGGTCAAACGGGCTCGCACCGGCTGCGGCGCCCGGATCAAGGAGTCCGCGTTCCCGGCGAGCGGCCATCGCCATACCCACGGCGGAGGCGAGTCCCTGACCAAGCGGGCCGGTTGTGATCTCCACGCCGTCGGTGTGCTTGTACTCGGGATGCCCCGGGGTCTTGGAACCAAACGTGCGAAGTGCTTCGAGGTCCTTGAGTTCGAGACCGAAACCGCCGAGGTACAGCTGAATGTACTGGGTGAGACTGGAATGCCCGCAAGATAGGACGAAACGGTCTCGTCCGAGCCAGTGTGTGTCGGATGGGTCATGCCGCATGACGTCCTGGTACAGCAGATAGGCCACCGGAGCGAGACTGATCGCGGTACCTGGGTGGCCGTTTCCGACCTTCTCAACCGCGTCGGCAGCGAGGATGCGCACGGTATCCACAGCGCGTTTGTCAAGGTCATTCCAGCCCTCTGGCGCGATGAAGGATGTGGTCACGGGATATCCCTTCGTCAAGAACACATGAGTTGCACAGACTCCTGTGCAAGCTTTTACCACTCTAGTCAGGTGCGCCTGAGTAGTGCCTGGCCTAGACTGGCAAGGTGACCTCCCCGACTCGTCCCCTCCTCAATGACCGCGGCTACGGTCTGAGCTCGGGCGATTTCCGCGATGACGCGGATCAGTCTGGCCGCACCACGGGTGCTGGACAGGCCAACGCTGAGCTCGACCATGATGCATCGCGGTGCGACACGCCCGGGGTGCCCTCCGCAGTTCGGACGCGCGGACGCTGGGCAACCTGGCGGTCCACTGCGCGTGCCTATGTGGCCTTGACCAAGCCTCGCATTATCGAGTTGCTTCTGATCACCACGATTCCGACCATGTTCTTAGCTGCCGGTGGATTCCCATCCTGGTGGCTCATCGCAGCCACGGTGATCGGAGGGTATCTGGCCGCCGGTGGTGCGAACGCCCTGAACTGTTACTTGGACCGCGATATCGACGCGCGGATGAAACGAACTAAGAATCGTCCGATTGTTACCGGCGAAGTGGGGCCCCGAGCTGCCGTGGTGTTCGGCCTATCGCTGTCGGTGCTGTCGGCGATTTGGTTATGGGTTCTTGTCAACCCGGTGTCATCCCTGCTCGCGGTCGCGGCGATTTTGCTCTACGTGGTGTTTTACACCATGGTGCTTAAGCGACGGACCAGCCAGAACATCGTGTGGGGAGGGGTGGCAGGATGCTTCCCCGTCCTCATCGGTTGGTCCTCAGTGACCGGCACTGTGTCCTGGTCGGCTGTTTTCTTATTCCTGGTGATTTTCTTCTGGACTCCGCCGCACTATTGGCCGCTGGCAGAGAAATTCACGGAGGACTACCGGCGCGCCGGTGTGCCCATGCTTCCGGTGGTTGCCTCACGGCGCACTGTGTCCTTGCAGATGATCGGACACACGGTGGCGATGTTGCTAGCCAGCTTTGCCATTATTCCGTTGGAGGGAACCGGCATTGTGTACGGGGTGGCCGCGGTCGGGTGCGGAGCCTGGTTCCTGGCACTGGTCATCCGTTATGCGGTCCGGGTGCATCGAGGGGTGACCGGTAAGGCGTTGAACCCAATGGGCGTTTTCCACGCCTCAATTACCTATCT
Coding sequences within it:
- the zwf gene encoding glucose-6-phosphate dehydrogenase, producing the protein MTADNAASWLNPLRDPRDRRLPRIAGPSSMVMFGVTGDLAKKKLLPAIYDLSNRGLLPPSFGLVGFGRRDWSHEQFANYVKECVQASSRTGFRQSVFDQLASGLRFVTGEFDDKAAYDELTKVVGELDETRGTGGNHAFYLSIPPGAFPEVCGQLADSGLNSPGQDSWRRVVIEKPFGHDLSSARELNDVVEKVFSPGDVFRIDHYLGKETVQNLLALRFANQMFEPTWNANYVDHVQITMAEDIGIGSRAGYYDGIGTARDVIQNHLLQLLALTAMEEPISFAAQDLRAEKEKVLAAVELPSDLGAHTARGQYVAGWQGGVQVPGYLEENGIPADSRTETFAAMRLDIATRRWAGVPFYLRAGKRLGRRVTEIAVVYKRAPFLPFRSTDTADLGQNAIVIRVQPDEGVTMRFGSKVPGTQMEVRDVTMDFAYGSSFTEASPEAYERLILDVLLGDPPLFPRQNEVELSWKILDPITAFWAEDGRPATYRAGTWGPDTAHEMLARDGRTWRRP
- the tal gene encoding transaldolase, whose translation is MTHNPRIKALSEAGVSLWLDDLSRHRITSGNLAAFMSDMNIVGVTTNPSIFEAAISQSDDYDDDIAQLASGGATTEQIIEKLTTDDVRAACDLMRPVFERTDGIDGRVSIEVDPRLAHRTEETIAQARHLHSLVDRPNVMIKIPATSEGLPAITAAIAEGISVNVTLIFSLDRYTAVTEAYMAGLEQAAAAGRDLSSIHSVASFFVSRVDTEVDRRLTHIGTDEALGLRGHLGLANAQLAFETFQNVRDCERFKALAAQGARVQRCLWASTGVKDPAYPDTLYVDGLVANPVVNTVPEKTLKAAADHSAFDGTTILDQLSSAHDTISDIESVGVDLDEVWDVLEREGVDKFEVAWEKLLNAVENSSKTFRTNATEKHS
- a CDS encoding heme o synthase, translated to MPSAVRTRGRWATWRSTARAYVALTKPRIIELLLITTIPTMFLAAGGFPSWWLIAATVIGGYLAAGGANALNCYLDRDIDARMKRTKNRPIVTGEVGPRAAVVFGLSLSVLSAIWLWVLVNPVSSLLAVAAILLYVVFYTMVLKRRTSQNIVWGGVAGCFPVLIGWSSVTGTVSWSAVFLFLVIFFWTPPHYWPLAEKFTEDYRRAGVPMLPVVASRRTVSLQMIGHTVAMLLASFAIIPLEGTGIVYGVAAVGCGAWFLALVIRYAVRVHRGVTGKALNPMGVFHASITYLTLLFVALAIDPFV
- the tkt gene encoding transketolase yields the protein MTTSFIAPEGWNDLDKRAVDTVRILAADAVEKVGNGHPGTAISLAPVAYLLYQDVMRHDPSDTHWLGRDRFVLSCGHSSLTQYIQLYLGGFGLELKDLEALRTFGSKTPGHPEYKHTDGVEITTGPLGQGLASAVGMAMAARRERGLLDPGAAAGASPFDHFVYVLASDGDLEEGVTSEASSLAGTQELGNLIVIWDDNDISIEGHTDIAFTEDVLARYDAYGWHTQRVDWRRTGEYIEDVAALKEAIAEAQKVTDKPSFIALRTIIAWPSPHAQGTHGAHGAKLGTDEVAALKEILGFDPNQNFQVEDEVIAHTRRLAERGHHARSEWDRSFNEWASSHPKQADLLTRLRERALPEGFAEALPTFEPDAKGVATRAASGAVLSALAPVMPELWGGSADLAGSNNTTMKGESSFIPAHRSTEEFQGDPYGRTLHFGIREHAMGSILSGIALDGLTRPYGGTFFTFSDYMRGAVRLAAVMDLPVTYVWTHDSIGLGEDGPTHQPVEHLAAYRAIPGLSIVRPADANETAQAWKALLERDRGPVGLILSRQAVPTFDRDEYASADGLARGAYIMKEASSSTPDLILLATGSEVQIAAEAQKVLEGEGIATRLVSVPCLEWFDEQDQAYQDEVLPPSVTARVSVEAGIAMPWYRLLGAHGRAVSLEHFGASGDSKTLFREFGFTTEHVVERAKESLTAARG
- the pgl gene encoding 6-phosphogluconolactonase, which codes for MIKYLTNTTAGEVDKNLVSIRETGGAFTLGRVLTLVIVTPADHMEEPITAAVQASLEHPCRVIVLATDPEADDDTLDAEIRVGRDAGAGEVVILHARGQVVSGVDTLITPLLLPDAPIVTWWPSRPPAAPSQDVLGRMSQRRITDALTCEDPKATLKRLRRGYQQGDTDLNWPRLTAWRGLLATAVDVPPLSTPSGVTVVGDTDHPAVILMTSWLEVALGLSAQLEPAEDGYVGLREVRLHREDGDIVISREDDETVVMTLPGEVTDQRVTMTRPTLWECLSQELRRLDPDEVYGEVLAHAFSGISDCSEYAIGKPAPRDVVCSGVDQLVEEAADTAVAALRDAIAERQVAHLVLTGGTVGSRVAAALPAAAKKAEIDLSAVHLWWGDERFVADDSSERNDHEIYQLLDDALDIPAGHVHRMPSADSGMSLDDAAAWYAQQLAVAGGETQFRTRGAAFFDVLMLGMGPDGHVASLFPDHPDQRCTDRVVTAVRNSPKPPPERISLTFSALNSARTVMLLVAGEEKADAVLRGHGEPTPHQTPASSVRGLDETIWFLDEASASKLGS